One Euwallacea fornicatus isolate EFF26 chromosome 22, ASM4011564v1, whole genome shotgun sequence genomic region harbors:
- the LOC136346369 gene encoding transmembrane channel-like protein: MDPQQSPTMIRRNPELQNISTRSFKEATARILRLEASRLTGSDLKIYQKELVSRQFSIDGLLVKFANRSDSPKRMQARQHHPQDRVQLPEQSADGNISDEDDYSASVNAIIQRRASTRRSKKQSRRPSSPFLAEAPGPERRRSSVFTTSSGDTAITVDDNAVNEVTQEEIFENIKLHKEVLSNVKMQPWSMRKKLKLVVQAKAYIKKHEGQLHERLAQSHSTKDMLATWNIVLIKKWQKWKRELTNMSMWFIPWELKIKEIESHFGSVVASYFIFLRWLFWVNIVIAVAIISFVTIPEIITSNKADTLSIRERKSVLPEEKYNSTNFLTLWDFEGVFKYSALFYGWYSNRDYNDSSVFSSHGRGYRLPFAYFITGLVVYAYSFFATLRKMAENSRMSKRSEKDDECIFSWKLFTAWDYMVGNAETAHNRVASIVMGFKEALLEEAEKKRESRNWKVICFRVLVNTLVLGLLTCSAFAVIVVVRRSQESEATSTVWRRNEITVVMTLITFFFPMLFEVLGFAEQYHPRKQLRLQLARIMFLNLLNLYSLIFALFDKIDDMQMTYASQFKDYKRNQSTEVALYTTQNSQGTTSVSYFDLSFSNAPCICSENFIVSPTDSTHIATLASTLTTMVTPSLNTLASLINSTFIPSTSSYYESKETFTYHNITETDFDENGTLTFETTFPSTISSENVTDMFESYLNSTWFSSTPYTPSENNSVTSYSNYSEPTIDDFDTFKSSLLSLLDVTTTFEPDERFNFEIRTLYNEVASTIASELSISNEMPTTEAATEDYCKIYCANPTSVAMVVPSTAAPTINSVPLNYTMKAKLRSHCWETMFGQELIKLTVMDLIMTGLSILMIDFFRGIFVRVMNRCWCWDLEKKFPQYGDFKVAENILHLVNNQGMVWMGMFFSPGLVVLNVIKLYALMYLRTWAVLTCNVPHEIIFRASRSNNFYYALLLVMLFLCVLPVGYAIVWIEPSSHCGPFSEYQKIFHIFTKTIKANIPVSMHRVLDYVASPSIVIPLLLLLVLIIYYMVSLTKALKEANNDLKAQLRRERTEERRKMFQLAVRRRRGGSGESTEQTPFDKWKKVLRNLPSTRSYDDTRQESDDVIPSQKEKYDDKVENKGKVFFTKLIKKALRQPTLSDEEQDATDTEQHESLPYDTVQGHKPIIKTEASESVVMRTSLMMRPSKQKDNTENDSSILQQVVTVHRDPSPKSKSKSSRSEAIKQPSRKENSFLKTIIEAKKLGVFDEKVEPIIDQPAQRQDSSSSIWSDNIPVITISKTLSDDNVLEKDESKASVETIRKTTKRKFIFKEQTSISDEEDSMSIKKKTMVNKFKEPTSFQPRVKCLLQKQENAIDEDVIIHFGNDLEKTKSNKRMVFDLINSQMEEANKDSNDKSTSEETELRDDNSVDTILNAPFFEEDEDFDGNGEMEIEENSPGSVSEGNGENLENDKLQLSGGIKSSSRSQIESSSSYKQ, translated from the exons ATGGATCCGCAACAAAGCCCCACTATGATCCGTCGGAATCCCGAACTGCAAAATATAAGCACCAGGTCGTTTAAAGAGGCTACCGCAAGAATCCTGCGATTGGAGGCTTCCAGACTAACAGGATCTGACCTGAAAATCTATCag AAGGAACTAGTGTCTCGTCAATTTTCCATAGACGGCTTATTAGTGAAATTTGCCAACCGATCAGACAGCCCAAAAAGAATGCAGGCGCGTCAACACCATCCGCAGGACAGAGTGCAATTACCAGAACAATCAGCAG ATGGCAACATTTCCGACGAAGACGATTATTCGGCTAGTGTGAATGCCATCATTCAAAGAAGGGCTTCAACCAGAAGATCGAAAAAGCAGAGTCGAAGACCCAGCAGCCCTTTCTTAGCAGAAGCACCAGGACCTGAGAGACGAAGATCGTCGGTCTTTACAACCAGCTCTGGAGA CACTGCCATCACAGTAGATGACAATGCAGTGAATGAGGTGACCCAAGAAGAGATCTTCGAAAACATTAAACTACACAAAGAAGTCCTCAGCAATGTGAAAATGCAGCCTTGGAGcatgaggaaaaagttgaagcTGGTAGTGCAAGCCAAGGCTTACATCAAGAAGCATGAGGGTCAGCTGCATGAAAGGCTAGCTCAGAGCCATTCCACCAAAGACATGCTAGCTACTTGGAATATTGTTCTGATTAAG AAATGGCAAAAGTGGAAACGTGAACTCACCAACATGTCCATGTGGTTCATCCCCTgggaactaaaaataaaagaaattgaatCTCATTTCGGTTCGGTCGTGGcctcatattttatttttctacgaTGGCTCTTCTGGGTCAATATTGTCATCGCAGTTGCCATCATTTCATTTGTGACCATACCTGAG ATCATCACATCGAATAAGGCAGATACACTTTCCATTAGAGAACGCAAGTCTGTTCTCCctgaagaaaaatataactCCACTAATTTCCTCACTTTGTGGGACTTCGAGGGAGTTTTCAAATACTCAGCTCTGTTTTATGGCTGGTACTCTAATAGAGACTACAACGACTCTTCGGTGTTCAGTAGTCATGGACGAGGATATCGCCTGCCTTTTGCTTACTTTATCACAGGCCTTGTCGTGTATGCTTACAGCTTCTTTGCCACCTTGAGGAA AATGGCTGAAAACTCCAGGATGTCAAAGAGATCCGAAAAAGATgatgaatgtattttttcgtggaaactgtTCACTGCTTGGGACTATATGGTGGGAAATGCTGAAACTGCCCATAATAGAGTCGCTTCTATTGTGATGGGATTCAAAGAGGCTCTTTTGGAGGAAGCCGAGAAGAAGAGGGAGTCAAGAaa TTGGAAAGTAATCTGTTTCCGAGTGCTCGTAAACACTCTAGTTCTAGGACTGCTCACCTGTTCTGCTTTCGCTGTGATAGTGGTGGTAAGAAGATCTCAAGAATCCGAAGCAACCAGTACTGTTTGGAGAAGGAATGAAATTACCGTTGTCATGACCTTGATTACATTCTTTTTTCCTATGTTGTTTGAGGTACTGGGTTTTGCCGAACAATATCACCCGAGGAAGCAGCTGAGGTTGCAGCTTGCAAG AATTATGTTCCTGAATCTTTTGAATCTCTACTCGCTCATATTCGCtctttttgacaaaattgacGATATG cAAATGACTTATGCTAGTCAATTCAAGGACTATAAAAGAAATCAATCCACTGAGGTGGCACTTTACACTACACAGAACTCTCAAGGCACCACCTCAGTCAGCTATTTtgatttaagtttttcaaatgctCCCTGCATATGCAGTGAAAACTTTATCGTCAGCCCAACTGATTCTACTCATATAGCAACCTTGGCCAGTACTCTCACTACTATGGTCACTCCTTCCCTAAATACCTTGGCCAGTTTGATTAATAGCACCTTTATCCCTTCAACGTCTTCTTATTATGAATCTAAGGAAACTTTTACATACCACAACATCACTGAGACAGATTTTGATGAGAATGGCACCCTAACATTTGAGACTACTTTCCCATCAACTATTTCTTCAGAGAACGTTACCGACATGTTTGAAAGTTACTTAAACTCCACGTGGTTTAGCTCAACTCCATATACTCCGTCAGAAAACAACAGCGTAACTTCTTATAGTAATTACTCAGAACCCACCATTGATGATTTTGACACCTTCAAATCAAGTCTTTTGTCCCTGCTCGATGTCACAACCACATTTGAGCCAGATGAGAGATTTAATTTCGAGATTAGAACTCTCTATAATGAGGTCGCTTCCACCATCGCCTCAGAGCTTTCTATTAGCAATGAAATGCCCACAACTGAGGCAGCTACCGAGGATTACTGCAAAATCTATTGCGCAAACCCCACTTCTGTCGCTATGGTTGTCCCTAGCACTGCAGCTCCAACAATTAACTCAGTTCCCCTTAATTATACCATGAAAGCTAAACTCAGGAGCCACTGCTGGGAAACCATGTTCGGCCAAGAGTTAATTAAGCTGACTGTGATGGATTTGATAATGACAGGACTGTCCATTCTTATGATCGATTTCTTCAG GGGTATTTTCGTCAGAGTTATGAATAGATGCTGGTGCTGGgatttggagaaaaaatttCCTCAGTATGGGGACTTCAAGGTAGCAGAGAATATTCTACATTTAG TAAACAACCAAGGCATGGTATGGATGGGTATGTTCTTCTCTCCAGGCCTAGTAGTGCTGAATGTCATTAAACTGTACGCCCTCATGTACCTACGTACCTGGGCAGTCCTCACCTGCAACGTCCCTCACGAGATCATTTTCAGAGCCTCTAG ATCGAACAACTTCTACTACGCACTACTACTGGTAATGCTTTTTCTCTGCGTACTTCCAGTAGGGTACGCCATCGTCTGGATCGAGCCCTCTTCTCACTGTGGACCCTTCTCGGAGTACCAAAAAATCTTCCATATCTTTACCAAGACCATCAAAGCTAATATACCCGTATCGATGCACAG AGTTTTAGATTATGTAGCCTCTCCAAGCATTGTCATACCGCTTTTGCTGCTCTTAGTACTCATCATCTATTACATGGTGTCTTTGACAAAAGCTTTAAAGGAGGCCAACAACGATTTGAAG GCGCAATTGAGGAGAGAACGAACTGAAGAGAGGCGCAAGATGTTCCAACTAGCGGTGAGAAGAAGGCGTGGAGGGTCTGGGGAATCTACAGAGCAAACACCATTTGATAAGTGGAAAAAGGTGCTGAGAAACCTCCCCAGTACTCGTAGTTACGATGATACTCGGCAGGAGTCTGATGATGTAATTCCAAGCCAGAAAGAGAAATATGATGATAAAGTGGAGAACAAAGGGAAagtattttttaccaaattgataaaaaaagcCTTAAGACAACCCACCCTTTCCGATGAAGAGCAGGATGCTACCGATACAGAACAGCATGAATCTTTGCCCTACGATACGGTCCAAGGGCATAAACCAATAATCAAAACTGAAGCTTCAGAGAGTGTTGTTATGAGAACATCATTAATGATGAGGCCCAGCAAGCAGAAGG aTAATACGGAAAACGATAGTTCCATTCTGCAGCAAGTCGTCACAGTACACAGGGATCCTTCTCCTAAGTCCAAAAGCAAGAGTTCTAGATCTGAAGCCATCAAACAGCCATCCAGAAAGGAGAACTCATTTCTGAAGACGATTATTGAAGCTAAAAAGCTAGGAGTGTTTGATGAGAAAGTTGAGCCCATAATTGACCAACCTGCACAAAGACAAGATTCCTCGTCATCCATTTGGTCCGACAACATTCCTGTGATTACTATTAGTAAAACTTTGAGTGATGATAACGTACTGGAGAAAGATGAGTCCAAAGCTTCAGTAGAAACCATTAGGAAAACCACTAAaagaaagtttattttcaaagagCAAACCTCAATAAGTGATGAAGAAGATTcgatgtcaattaaaaaaaaaactatggtGAATAAGTTCAAAGAACCTACAAGTTTCCAGCCAAGAGTAAAATGTCTTTTGCAGAAACAAGAAAATGCCATAGATGAGGATGTTATAATTCACTTTGGAAATGACTTAGAGAAGACTAAATCGAATAAGAGGATGGTTTTTGATTTGATCAATTCCCAGATGGAGGAGGCAAATAAAGATTCAAACGACAAATCTACGTCCGAAGAAACAGAGTTAAGAGATGATAACAGTGTAGATACAATATTAAATGCTCCGTTCTTCGAGGAAGATGAGGATTTTGATGGGAATGGAGAAATGGAGATCGAAGAGAATAGTCCTGGAAGTGTGTCGGAAGGTAATGGAGAGAACCTCGAGAATGATAAGCTGCAACTAAGTGGTGGTATAAAGAGCAGCAGCAGGAGTCAAATAGAATCTAGTTCTTCGTATAAACAATAG